From a single Calothrix sp. NIES-2098 genomic region:
- a CDS encoding putative transcriptional regulator, with translation MKTKPFSELRKRMTPEQRAESDTRAKLALLHITLMELQESLGLSQDDLEKDLNAISSSMSELENQEDIQVATLSRYIKALGGTLKLVAQFPDEEKEIVLAQFE, from the coding sequence ATGAAAACAAAGCCTTTTAGCGAATTGCGAAAAAGAATGACACCAGAGCAAAGGGCGGAGAGCGATACTCGTGCTAAACTTGCGCTACTTCATATTACCTTGATGGAACTACAAGAATCATTGGGGCTTTCACAAGATGATTTAGAAAAAGACCTCAATGCTATTAGTTCTAGTATGTCTGAATTGGAAAATCAAGAAGATATTCAAGTTGCAACGCTCTCTCGTTATATTAAGGCTCTTGGCGGTACCCTAAAACTAGTAGCGCAATTCCCTGATGAGGAGAAGGAAATTGTTCTGGCTCAATTTGAGTAA
- a CDS encoding gid protein, with protein MTQQPIHVIGGGLAGTEAAWQIAQAGVPVILHEMRPNRFSPAHHTEHLAELVCSNSFGAMASDRATGLLHEELRQLNSIIIAKADEHAVPAGGALAVDRGQFSQELTETLSHHPLIEFRRGEVPAIPEGIVVLATGPLTSPDLAEDIRRLTGMEYLSFFDAASPIVVGESINRDIAFMASRYDKGEAAYLNCPMNKEQYLHFWEELKKAEQTELKDFERETAKFFEACLPIEEQALRGEDTMRYGPLKPVGLSDSRTGERPYAVVQLRQEDKAGQLWNMVGFQTNLRWGEQKRVFRLIPGLENAEFVRLGVMHRNTFINAPQLMHPTLQFKQRPNLLAAGQLIGTEGYTAAAAGGCLAGINAARLALGKEALTLPPTTMMGALFEFISSASPKHFQPMPPNFGIFPELGVKIKNKQERYGRYRDRSLADLANWKANQL; from the coding sequence ATGACTCAACAACCGATACACGTGATTGGAGGTGGACTAGCTGGAACAGAAGCAGCTTGGCAAATAGCGCAGGCTGGAGTACCGGTGATTTTGCATGAAATGCGTCCAAATCGCTTTAGTCCTGCCCATCACACAGAACATCTGGCAGAATTAGTATGTAGTAATTCCTTTGGTGCAATGGCGAGCGATCGCGCTACGGGATTATTACACGAAGAACTCAGACAGCTTAATTCTATTATTATTGCCAAAGCCGACGAACACGCAGTTCCGGCTGGTGGAGCCTTAGCTGTAGATAGAGGACAATTTAGCCAAGAGTTAACAGAAACTCTATCTCATCATCCTTTAATTGAATTCCGTCGCGGTGAAGTACCCGCAATTCCTGAAGGTATAGTAGTTTTGGCAACTGGCCCCTTAACCAGTCCCGACTTAGCCGAAGATATCCGCCGCTTAACAGGAATGGAATACCTCAGCTTTTTTGATGCTGCTAGTCCCATCGTTGTGGGAGAATCGATTAACCGCGATATTGCTTTTATGGCTTCTCGCTATGACAAAGGCGAAGCTGCTTATCTCAACTGTCCCATGAATAAGGAGCAATACCTGCACTTCTGGGAAGAACTTAAGAAAGCCGAACAAACAGAATTAAAGGATTTTGAACGAGAAACAGCAAAATTCTTTGAAGCTTGTCTACCCATTGAAGAACAAGCACTGCGGGGAGAAGATACGATGCGCTATGGCCCCCTGAAGCCAGTAGGATTATCTGATAGCCGTACCGGGGAACGTCCTTATGCAGTTGTGCAGTTGCGCCAAGAAGACAAAGCCGGTCAACTGTGGAACATGGTAGGATTTCAAACTAATTTGCGTTGGGGCGAGCAAAAGCGAGTATTTAGGTTAATTCCTGGTTTAGAAAATGCAGAATTTGTGCGGTTGGGAGTGATGCACCGCAACACTTTTATCAATGCTCCCCAACTGATGCATCCCACTCTGCAATTTAAACAGCGTCCTAACTTATTGGCTGCTGGACAATTGATTGGAACTGAAGGCTACACCGCAGCAGCCGCGGGTGGTTGCTTGGCGGGAATTAATGCTGCACGGCTAGCTTTGGGGAAAGAAGCTTTAACTCTACCACCTACAACCATGATGGGAGCGTTGTTTGAGTTTATCAGTTCCGCTTCGCCCAAACACTTTCAGCCAATGCCGCCTAACTTTGGTATTTTCCCCGAATTGGGTGTGAAAATCAAAAATAAACAAGAGCGTTATGGACGTTACCGCGATCGCTCTTTGGCTGATTTGGCAAATTGGAAAGCGAATCAGTTATGA
- a CDS encoding peptidase M23B, producing the protein MVFGWNDRFWQSHTMRAPFFAKQRFGWWNLVISWFLCIIFLLIIPALPVQAATTPSIDTLKQQQQQVKQQRQSVVKERDRLNNLQNAAQNRLTGIKQNLKTTDSHIQHSELQLKLAAERLQKLEADLAVAERSYEERQVATVARLRFLQRSPTSQGWGVLLQSENISDFISRRHQLKLVYQADQQILVKLNQQANSIVQQKTAVEQQKNEVALIREQLLAQKADYQAQAQLQSEVIQRLNSDRLALEAAQNQLEQDSKNLEALIQQKIAEAQAKTNSSSKNIIIRGTGMLALPSDAPTSSPFGWRVHPILGYRRFHAGLDFAASYGSTIRAADSGTVIFAGWYGGYGKAVIIDHGSGITTLYGHTSELYVSEGQGVQRGQAIAAVGSTGLSTGPHLHFEVRRDGTPIDPANYL; encoded by the coding sequence ATGGTGTTTGGTTGGAACGATCGCTTTTGGCAATCTCACACCATGAGAGCGCCATTTTTTGCAAAGCAGAGATTTGGTTGGTGGAATTTAGTAATTAGCTGGTTTCTATGTATAATTTTTTTGCTAATTATCCCAGCATTACCAGTACAAGCAGCTACTACTCCATCAATTGATACTCTCAAGCAGCAGCAGCAACAAGTTAAGCAGCAGCGTCAGAGTGTAGTTAAAGAACGCGATCGCTTAAATAATCTGCAAAATGCAGCGCAAAATCGCCTCACAGGAATCAAGCAAAATCTTAAAACTACTGATAGCCACATTCAACATAGTGAATTGCAATTGAAACTAGCTGCTGAACGCCTGCAAAAGTTAGAGGCTGATTTAGCAGTGGCGGAACGTTCCTATGAAGAACGTCAAGTAGCAACTGTTGCAAGGTTGCGCTTCCTTCAGCGATCGCCTACAAGTCAAGGATGGGGAGTTTTGCTGCAAAGCGAAAATATCAGCGATTTTATTAGCCGCCGTCATCAGCTAAAGTTAGTTTACCAAGCAGACCAGCAAATTTTAGTCAAACTCAATCAACAAGCAAACTCGATTGTTCAGCAGAAAACCGCAGTAGAACAGCAAAAAAACGAAGTTGCTTTGATTCGCGAGCAATTACTAGCGCAAAAAGCTGATTATCAGGCTCAAGCACAGTTGCAATCAGAAGTGATTCAACGCTTAAATAGCGATCGCTTGGCTTTAGAAGCCGCACAAAATCAGCTAGAGCAAGATTCTAAAAATCTAGAAGCCTTAATTCAACAAAAAATAGCAGAGGCGCAAGCGAAAACCAACAGCAGCAGTAAAAATATCATCATTCGCGGCACGGGAATGTTGGCGTTACCCAGCGATGCACCTACCAGCAGTCCTTTCGGTTGGCGGGTACACCCGATTCTTGGTTATCGCCGCTTTCATGCCGGACTCGATTTTGCCGCTAGTTATGGTAGTACAATTCGGGCAGCAGATTCGGGAACAGTAATTTTTGCTGGCTGGTACGGCGGTTATGGTAAAGCTGTAATTATCGATCACGGCAGCGGTATTACTACACTTTACGGTCATACCAGCGAATTATACGTTTCTGAAGGGCAAGGAGTACAACGCGGACAAGCGATCGCGGCTGTCGGTTCCACGGGTTTATCTACCGGGCCTCACCTGCATTTTGAAGTGCGACGTGATGGTACACCTATAGACCCCGCTAATTATCTTTAA
- a CDS encoding oxidoreductase, molybdopterin-binding subunit, with product MDLPNIQTYLRPDDLENIANWGKDWAWLAGGTWLFSEPQPQLKVLVDIQHLGWSEIEVKEDYLIIGAMCPLIKLLEYSWLAEWKAIEGLKSAISALAASLKVINVATVGGNICLALSVGTLAPLMVALDASYEIWNLRGESHQVAAKDFQIGFRQTILQSGEILRRVLIPLSNLKWQVNYQRLSIAATDPALAIVVTAKNDQQIRCVIAASVAAPRLFEFKNIDFLKREYLTLLERENFIEDFRGSAKYRQEMTAILIGRTLQ from the coding sequence ATGGATTTGCCAAATATTCAAACTTATTTACGTCCTGATGACTTGGAAAATATCGCTAACTGGGGTAAAGATTGGGCTTGGTTAGCGGGTGGAACGTGGCTATTTTCAGAACCACAACCACAGCTAAAAGTGCTAGTAGATATACAGCATTTAGGATGGTCAGAAATTGAGGTTAAAGAAGATTATTTAATTATTGGGGCAATGTGTCCGTTAATTAAATTATTAGAATATTCTTGGTTGGCTGAATGGAAGGCAATAGAGGGTTTAAAAAGTGCTATTTCTGCACTTGCAGCGTCATTAAAAGTAATTAATGTGGCAACTGTTGGCGGAAATATTTGTCTAGCTTTATCGGTAGGAACTTTAGCTCCTCTAATGGTAGCTTTGGATGCAAGTTATGAGATTTGGAATTTGCGGGGAGAGTCACATCAAGTTGCAGCTAAAGATTTTCAAATTGGTTTTCGCCAGACAATTTTACAGTCAGGGGAAATTCTCAGGCGGGTTTTAATTCCCTTGTCTAATTTAAAATGGCAAGTCAATTATCAACGTTTGAGTATAGCAGCCACAGACCCAGCTTTGGCAATTGTCGTCACTGCTAAAAATGATCAACAAATACGTTGTGTAATTGCGGCGAGTGTTGCTGCACCCCGATTATTTGAATTTAAAAATATAGATTTTTTAAAAAGAGAATATCTTACCCTTTTAGAGAGAGAAAATTTTATTGAAGATTTTAGAGGAAGTGCAAAATATCGTCAGGAAATGACAGCAATATTAATCGGGCGAACGCTACAATAA
- the hbaC gene encoding 4-hydroxybenzoyl-CoA reductase produces the protein MLETLKFHVNNQPYTETCHPGTSLLTLLRQLGYFGVHRVCDSGDCGACTVWVNDTPIHSCIYPAMRIANKSVTTIEGLSQNGELAEIQQAFLTAQGFQCGFCTPGAIMSAAKLSELSEDELRLALKGNLCRCTGYQAIVESILEYYQPPINEAVRWAGFPTCSNCRADERRFSIGVYQRASAVPNSFESVGKSIPKQDGTAIVTGKASYTADISLPGLLHLKVLRSPYAHARIRNIDTAKAKALPGVVAIFTHADVPRIPYTTAGHSEPVPDPLDRYLLDNKVRFVGDRVAAVVAESPSIAEQACELIAVDYEILPHILDPEQAMNDCGIVIHDEPESTQIPDRNRNISGKIFLESGDVEQGFQEADVIVENTYNLPAVQHVHLEPHVTISWLEADGTLVVRSSTQVPFHCQRLLSQIFNLPKDKIRVYKAQLGGGFGNKQEILSEDLCVLATLRTGKPIQWEFTRKEEFTATNSRHAMKIQIKTGVKADGTIVAQDMKVIGNTGAYGNHGQTVVFLSGYIPLGLYRCPNKRFQGYAVYTNTMPAGAFRGYGATQGTFIMESQIDEIAQKLNIDPVEMRCKNLIRAGDVINLGNADSHFNLIGSYAVQECWEKVIQSLNYVPNTPPIIEGSRRRGIGFAVSMQGSGLCKIHVASVKLSLLPNGKYELRTGSVDVGTGSDTTLRQIAAEVLNVSVTDINIISGDTQETPFDAGSYASATVYISGQAVKLVAEKLLSTNQTSVEVTYTADESTLTFAVQGVEIEVDTETGKVQVLRCVQAIDLGKAINPRMCHGQATGGIAMGIGYALTEELLFDEQGQIVNPTLRQYRIPTAADMPPMEVILVEAADPYGPFGAKGVGEITTNCTAPAIANAIAHATGCRIRQLPMTPERIWQHLKNLNS, from the coding sequence ATGCTAGAAACTTTAAAATTTCATGTTAATAATCAACCTTATACAGAAACTTGTCACCCAGGAACTAGCCTCTTAACTTTATTACGTCAATTAGGCTATTTTGGCGTACATCGTGTTTGCGATTCTGGTGATTGTGGTGCTTGTACTGTTTGGGTAAATGACACACCAATTCATAGTTGTATTTACCCAGCAATGCGAATTGCGAATAAATCAGTAACTACAATTGAAGGACTTTCTCAAAATGGAGAACTTGCAGAAATCCAGCAAGCATTTTTGACTGCACAAGGTTTTCAATGTGGTTTTTGTACTCCTGGTGCAATTATGAGTGCGGCTAAGTTATCAGAGTTATCAGAAGATGAATTACGTTTAGCTTTAAAAGGAAATCTTTGTCGTTGTACAGGTTATCAGGCGATTGTTGAAAGTATTTTGGAATATTATCAACCGCCGATAAACGAGGCAGTGCGTTGGGCGGGTTTCCCGACTTGTAGCAACTGCCGTGCCGATGAACGCAGATTTTCTATCGGCGTTTATCAGCGTGCATCGGCGGTTCCAAATTCTTTCGAGTCTGTGGGAAAAAGCATTCCCAAACAAGATGGGACAGCCATTGTTACGGGGAAAGCATCATACACAGCAGATATTTCTCTACCTGGATTACTTCATCTTAAAGTACTGCGATCGCCTTATGCTCATGCTCGTATCCGCAACATTGATACCGCCAAAGCCAAAGCACTCCCTGGTGTCGTGGCGATTTTTACCCACGCAGATGTTCCCAGAATACCCTACACCACCGCCGGTCATTCTGAACCTGTGCCCGATCCCCTAGATCGTTACTTATTAGATAATAAAGTAAGATTTGTAGGCGATCGCGTGGCGGCTGTCGTTGCTGAATCACCCAGTATTGCCGAACAAGCTTGTGAATTAATTGCCGTCGATTACGAAATCTTACCGCATATTCTCGACCCCGAACAAGCGATGAACGATTGTGGTATTGTGATTCACGATGAACCAGAATCAACCCAAATACCTGATAGAAATCGCAACATTTCTGGCAAAATATTTCTCGAATCTGGTGATGTAGAACAGGGATTTCAAGAAGCAGATGTAATTGTCGAAAATACCTATAATTTACCAGCAGTTCAACACGTCCATTTAGAACCTCATGTAACTATTAGTTGGCTAGAAGCTGATGGTACTTTAGTTGTTCGTTCCAGTACCCAAGTACCATTTCATTGTCAAAGATTACTCTCGCAAATATTCAACTTACCTAAAGATAAAATCCGAGTTTATAAAGCACAACTTGGTGGTGGTTTTGGGAATAAACAAGAGATTTTATCAGAAGATTTGTGTGTTTTAGCAACCTTACGCACAGGTAAACCCATACAGTGGGAATTTACTAGAAAAGAAGAATTTACCGCCACAAATAGTCGCCATGCGATGAAAATTCAAATCAAAACTGGCGTAAAAGCCGATGGTACAATTGTTGCCCAAGATATGAAAGTAATTGGCAACACAGGTGCCTATGGCAATCACGGACAGACAGTGGTATTTTTATCAGGATATATACCTTTAGGTTTATATCGTTGTCCTAATAAAAGATTTCAAGGTTACGCCGTTTATACAAATACAATGCCTGCGGGTGCATTTCGCGGTTATGGTGCAACTCAAGGCACTTTTATAATGGAAAGCCAAATCGATGAAATTGCTCAAAAATTAAATATTGACCCCGTAGAGATGCGTTGTAAAAACTTAATTCGTGCGGGAGATGTAATTAATTTAGGTAACGCCGATAGCCACTTTAACTTAATTGGGAGTTACGCCGTTCAAGAATGCTGGGAAAAAGTTATCCAGTCTCTAAATTATGTTCCCAATACACCACCAATTATCGAAGGTTCGCGCCGCCGTGGTATCGGGTTTGCCGTTTCTATGCAAGGAAGTGGTTTATGTAAAATCCACGTTGCTAGCGTTAAATTATCCTTATTACCCAATGGTAAATATGAATTAAGAACAGGTAGCGTAGATGTAGGAACAGGTTCAGATACAACACTACGACAAATAGCAGCAGAAGTTTTAAATGTTAGCGTTACCGATATTAATATCATTTCTGGCGATACCCAAGAAACGCCTTTTGATGCAGGTTCTTATGCTTCGGCAACAGTTTATATTTCTGGGCAAGCTGTTAAACTAGTAGCCGAAAAATTACTTTCCACAAATCAAACCAGCGTCGAAGTTACCTATACAGCAGATGAATCAACATTAACCTTTGCCGTGCAAGGTGTAGAAATAGAAGTTGATACAGAAACAGGCAAAGTTCAAGTTTTACGATGCGTGCAAGCCATTGATTTAGGTAAAGCAATAAACCCACGAATGTGCCACGGACAAGCAACAGGTGGAATTGCAATGGGAATTGGCTATGCTTTAACCGAAGAATTATTATTTGACGAACAAGGACAAATTGTTAACCCCACATTGCGTCAATATCGCATTCCCACCGCCGCAGATATGCCACCAATGGAAGTAATTTTAGTCGAAGCCGCCGATCCTTACGGGCCCTTCGGTGCCAAAGGTGTAGGCGAAATTACCACCAATTGTACAGCCCCAGCCATCGCCAATGCGATCGCCCACGCCACAGGATGCAGAATTCGCCAACTCCCCATGACACCAGAAAGAATTTGGCAACATCTCAAAAACCTTAACAGCTAA
- a CDS encoding basic membrane lipoprotein has protein sequence MTNNLSRRQFIWFGSAALGTLVLKACSNNPSTPTETTTGGTEGFKIAIALPGIITDKAWNQSGYEGVNLAKQKLGAETAYVEKVAQADQTEVLTDFARKGYNLIFAHGGQFDAAIEQVASQFPNTFFVGVNGNLKGENIASLRIDHLQASYLCGIIGASVTKSNKLAYIAGEKFPATEGELRGFELGAKSVKPNIQITSTFTGDWNDVAKAKEATLALISSGADVIYQWLDNASAAVLQTASEKGVYAFGNTNDQLDVAPKAVLTSAVKRLDLAIAYIAELAKQKQIKGQIYTIGLERPDILFLGKFGGVVPEAVKQKALKTKQEIVDKTIIFEDCKEAGKDTRCIKKATA, from the coding sequence ATGACAAACAACTTGAGTCGGCGTCAATTTATCTGGTTTGGTTCAGCAGCATTGGGTACTTTAGTTTTAAAAGCTTGTAGCAATAACCCAAGCACACCGACAGAGACAACAACGGGCGGTACTGAAGGGTTTAAAATAGCGATCGCTCTCCCTGGAATCATCACCGATAAAGCCTGGAATCAATCTGGATATGAGGGAGTCAACCTAGCCAAACAAAAGCTAGGTGCAGAAACCGCCTATGTAGAAAAAGTAGCACAAGCCGATCAAACAGAGGTACTCACAGATTTTGCTCGTAAAGGCTACAATCTCATCTTTGCGCATGGCGGGCAATTTGATGCCGCAATTGAACAAGTCGCCTCACAATTCCCCAACACATTTTTTGTGGGTGTAAATGGTAATCTCAAGGGAGAAAATATTGCCTCTTTACGAATAGATCATCTTCAAGCTAGTTATTTATGTGGCATAATCGGCGCTTCTGTGACTAAATCTAATAAATTAGCTTATATTGCAGGCGAGAAGTTTCCCGCCACAGAAGGCGAACTTCGGGGATTTGAATTAGGTGCAAAATCTGTTAAACCAAACATTCAAATTACTTCTACATTTACAGGTGACTGGAATGATGTAGCTAAAGCCAAAGAAGCGACTCTTGCTTTAATTTCTTCTGGTGCTGATGTCATCTATCAATGGTTAGATAATGCCTCAGCCGCAGTCTTACAAACAGCCAGTGAAAAAGGAGTATACGCTTTTGGCAATACTAACGATCAATTAGATGTTGCACCAAAAGCTGTTTTAACCAGTGCCGTTAAACGCTTGGATTTAGCCATAGCTTATATAGCAGAACTCGCGAAACAAAAACAAATTAAAGGACAAATATATACAATTGGACTTGAAAGACCAGATATCTTATTTTTAGGGAAATTTGGTGGAGTTGTACCAGAAGCAGTTAAGCAAAAGGCATTAAAGACAAAGCAAGAGATTGTTGATAAGACAATAATTTTTGAAGACTGTAAAGAGGCAGGTAAAGATACACGCTGCATCAAAAAAGCTACAGCATAG
- a CDS encoding ABC transporter-related protein codes for MNYLRLENITKRFGSFVANDDISLNVESGSIHAILGENGAGKSTLMNIISGLYQPDAGQIYLQEEPIKITSSHEAIKLGIGMIHQHFMLVPQLTVTENIILGTEKTWRLNLQQKQQEIAALSQAYGLEINPTAKVENLPVGIQQRVEILKVLYRQAKLLILDEPTAVLTPPQVQSLIVILRQLAAAGNTIIFISHKLEEVINLCDTVTVLRQGKVVATTSTQAATPQQLAGLMVGREVALQLNKSPTSQREIILSVQNLQVADDRGIPAVNNVSFELRAGEILGVAGVDGNGQRELADTLAGLQTIKQGNIEFTHYPCIVGYIPEDRQTMGLVLQFSIAQNLILKAFKYLPFCRRFLLQKEAVAHHAQDAMQEFDIRATGKDIKVSQLSGGNQQKVVLARELAREPALIIAMQPTRGLDVGATTAVHSRLLRERDRGAAILYISTELEEVMAMSDRIAVIYRGEFVAILDAATATVEEIGLLMAGGNIPNKKR; via the coding sequence ATGAACTATTTACGCTTAGAAAATATTACTAAACGCTTTGGTTCTTTTGTTGCCAATGACGATATCAGCCTCAATGTTGAATCGGGTAGTATTCATGCCATCCTAGGCGAGAATGGTGCAGGTAAGAGTACTTTAATGAATATTATTAGTGGGCTTTATCAACCTGATGCTGGGCAAATTTACCTCCAAGAAGAACCAATAAAAATTACCTCGTCCCATGAGGCAATTAAACTAGGTATTGGCATGATTCACCAACATTTCATGCTTGTACCTCAATTGACTGTCACTGAAAATATTATATTAGGAACGGAGAAAACTTGGCGACTGAATCTACAACAAAAACAACAAGAAATCGCCGCATTATCTCAAGCATACGGATTAGAAATTAACCCCACTGCCAAAGTTGAAAATTTACCTGTGGGAATACAACAACGGGTAGAAATTCTCAAAGTTCTTTATCGCCAAGCAAAATTGTTGATTCTCGATGAACCAACAGCAGTTTTGACGCCGCCACAAGTACAATCATTAATTGTTATCTTGCGCCAACTAGCAGCCGCAGGAAACACAATTATTTTTATCAGTCATAAATTAGAAGAGGTAATCAATCTCTGCGATACGGTAACAGTTTTGCGTCAAGGAAAGGTAGTAGCAACAACATCAACTCAAGCAGCCACACCTCAGCAGTTAGCAGGATTGATGGTAGGGCGAGAGGTAGCTTTACAGTTAAATAAAAGCCCCACATCGCAAAGAGAAATCATCCTTTCAGTGCAGAATTTACAAGTTGCTGATGATAGAGGTATTCCTGCTGTAAATAATGTATCTTTTGAACTGCGGGCGGGAGAAATTTTAGGAGTTGCTGGTGTAGATGGTAATGGACAGCGAGAATTAGCTGATACATTAGCAGGTTTACAAACTATCAAACAAGGTAATATTGAGTTTACACATTACCCTTGCATCGTGGGCTACATCCCAGAAGATAGGCAAACAATGGGATTGGTGTTGCAATTTAGCATTGCCCAAAACTTGATTTTAAAAGCTTTTAAATATCTGCCCTTTTGTCGCCGTTTTTTGTTACAAAAAGAAGCGGTCGCACATCATGCGCAAGATGCAATGCAAGAGTTTGATATCCGCGCCACAGGTAAAGATATCAAGGTAAGCCAGCTTTCGGGGGGAAATCAACAAAAGGTGGTGTTAGCGCGAGAACTAGCGCGGGAACCAGCTTTAATTATCGCTATGCAACCCACACGCGGCTTAGATGTGGGAGCGACAACCGCCGTGCATTCGCGATTATTAAGAGAACGCGATCGCGGTGCAGCAATTTTGTATATTTCTACTGAGTTAGAAGAAGTGATGGCAATGAGCGATCGCATTGCTGTCATCTACAGAGGTGAATTTGTGGCAATTTTGGATGCAGCTACAGCGACAGTAGAAGAAATTGGTTTGTTGATGGCTGGGGGAAATATTCCCAACAAAAAACGGTAG